The nucleotide window GAACAGGAGGCCACTCAATGGTAGCCGTCACCGACAGAGTACAACCGAGACTGACGATCGCAACGGGGGAAATCGCCACCGAAACCACAGCAATTCGCTGTTTGGATTGGGACCGCGATCGGTTTGATATCGAATTTGGCCTGCAAAACGGGACCACTTATAATTCCTTTCTGATTCGGGGGAGTCAGACTGCCTTGGTGGATACCTCCCATGCCAAATTCCGCGAGTCCTATTTGCCAACCCTTTGCCAGGAAATCGACCCAACTCAAATCGATTACCTGATCATCAGTCATACGGAACCGGATCATAGCGGATTAGTTAAAGATGTCTTAGCACTCGCCCCAGATATTACCATTGTCGGGGCCAAAGTTGCCATTCAGTTTTTAGAAGACTTAGTTCATCAACCCTTTAAACGTTTAATTGTCAAAAATGGGGATACCCTGGATTTAGGCAACGGCCATGTCCTAGAATTTTTCAATGCCCCGAATTTGCACTGGCCGGATACAATCTTTACCTACGATGCCAAAACGCAGATTCTATTTACCTGCGATGCCTTTGGAATGCACTATTGTTCCGATAAAACCTTCGATGAAAACTTAAGTGAAATTGAAGCGGATTATCACTTTTATTACGAATGTTTGATGGCCCCGAATGCGCGATCGGTTCTGAGTGCCATGAAGCGGATGCCGGAAGTGGAAAAAATTAGCACGATCGCCACCGGCCACGGACCTCTACTGCGGTATAATGTCGGGGAACTCACCGGACGATACAAACAGTGGAGTCAGGAACAAGCCAAGGCAGACACCACCGTTGCGGTGTTTTATTTTTCCGATTACGGCTATAGCGATCGCCTCTCCCAAGCGGTGGCCCACGGGATTACCAAAACCGGCGTTAACGTAGAAATGATGGATTTGCGATCGGCAGAACCCCAGGAAGTGAGGGAACTGGTCAGTGTCGCCTCGGGAATCGCCCTCGGTGCACCCCCATTAACGGGACCGGGTGCAGAAAATGCAGAAGCGGCGATCGGGACCATTTTAGTGGCCGCCAATAACAAACAGGCGATCGGACTCTTTGAATCCGGTGGAGGTAACGACCAATCCATCTATCCCCTCGCCGTTAAATTTAAAGAACTCGGGCTCAAACAGGGATTTCCCAACATTATCGTCAAGGAAAACCCCACGGAAGCCACCTATCAACTGTGCGATGAAGCGGGAACCGACATGGGACAGATGCTGACCCTGAAGAAAGCCATCAAACAGATGAAATCCT belongs to Laspinema palackyanum D2c and includes:
- a CDS encoding diflavin flavoprotein; translated protein: MVAVTDRVQPRLTIATGEIATETTAIRCLDWDRDRFDIEFGLQNGTTYNSFLIRGSQTALVDTSHAKFRESYLPTLCQEIDPTQIDYLIISHTEPDHSGLVKDVLALAPDITIVGAKVAIQFLEDLVHQPFKRLIVKNGDTLDLGNGHVLEFFNAPNLHWPDTIFTYDAKTQILFTCDAFGMHYCSDKTFDENLSEIEADYHFYYECLMAPNARSVLSAMKRMPEVEKISTIATGHGPLLRYNVGELTGRYKQWSQEQAKADTTVAVFYFSDYGYSDRLSQAVAHGITKTGVNVEMMDLRSAEPQEVRELVSVASGIALGAPPLTGPGAENAEAAIGTILVAANNKQAIGLFESGGGNDQSIYPLAVKFKELGLKQGFPNIIVKENPTEATYQLCDEAGTDMGQMLTLKKAIKQMKSLDSELDKALGRISGGLYIITAQKGDVSSAMLASWVTQASFEPLGITIAVAKDRAIEALMHVGDTFVLNVLDEDNYQGLMRHFLKRFPPGADRFAGIKTQPANNGSPILSEALAYLECQVISRMECPDHWIVYSQVDNGRVSNPDALPAIHHRKVGNHY